The Pseudooceanicola aestuarii genomic sequence GGTGGTATCATGCCGGGCCGGTGTTTCGCCAATGTTTCGGTGACCAGAATGGCGAATTTAGGGCGGTTTGCCGACCTCCTCCGGGCCGGCGGGCCAGGGGTGAACGGTCAGGGGCCGGGCAAGGGCGGGCAGGATCGGGGCCGGTCCCGCAGCGTGTTTTCGCCGGTGGCGGTCAGGATCATTTGCGCCGCGATGAAACCCGATGCGCCGCTGGCGCGTTCTGAGTTCAAAGCGATCCCTCCCGCCCATACCGGGTGCGGGCCACCGGGAAGCCGCAAAAAGGAGTATCTACAGGATGAAACAACGGTTTCTGAAATCCACGACGGCGATCGCCCTTGCGGTTGCGGTTGCAATGCCCGCTCCGATCCTGGCGCAGGACGACGATCTGGCCAACCGGATCGAGGAATTGCGCATCCAGTTGCAGCAGATGGAGTCGAGCGAGACCGGAGTAGACAGTGACCGGATCACCTCGGCCGACAGCATGGGCGAAGCGCTGAGATCCCAGATCGACGAGCTGGAGGCGGAGTTGGCCCGCCAGCAGGAAGCCGAAGCGCAAGCCGCAGCGGAGGCCGAGGCGACTGAGCAACCTGCCGAGGATGCCCCGGCCGAGGAAACCGCCGAACAGCCTGCGGAGGATGCCCCGGCCGAAGAAACCACCGAACAACCTGCGGAGGACGCCCCGGCCGAAGAAACCACCGAACAACCTGCGGAGGACGTTCCCGCTGAGGAAACCACCGAACAACCTGCGGAGGATGCCCCGGCCGAGGAGACCGCCGAGCAGCCTGCGGAGGACGTCCCGGCCGAGGAGACCGCCGAACAGCCTGCCGAGGATGCCCCGGCCGAGGAGACCGCCGAACAGCCTGCCGAGGATGCCCCGGCCGAGGAGACTGCCGAGCAACCCGCCGAGGACGCCCCGGCCGAAGAAACCGCCGAACAGCCTGCGGAGGAAGACTCCGCCCAGGACGAGGTCGTCCAGCAGGACAGCGAAGCCCAGGCCCAGGCCGAAGCCGAAGCCGCCCAGCAGGCAACCGAAAGCATGGCCGCGCAGGGCGGCGACGCCGCCGAAGTCCGTGAAGAGCAGGTGACCGAGGAAACCGCCCGCTCTGCCGAGGAGGATTTCGACACTTCCGTCAGCGGCGAGGCCAATGCCGAGGCGCAGGCCGATACCAATGACGAGGACCGGGGCCTGTCCACGGCGGGCAAGGCCGCTCTGCTGGGGCTGGGCGCACTGGCCGTGGGTCAGGTGCTGAAATCGGGCGAAAAGGTCGTGACCAATTCCGGTGACCGCGTCGTGGTCGAGGAAAACGGCCGCTACCGCGTGCTGAAGGATGACGACGCCCTGCTGCGCCGTCCCGGCTCGGACGTGAAGACCTATGCCTTTGACGACGGCTCCACCCGGACCGTGGTGACGCGCGAGAATGGCGCACAGGTCGAAACCATCCGCTCTGCCGATGGGCGCGTGCTGCGCCGG encodes the following:
- a CDS encoding OmpA family protein, which produces MKQRFLKSTTAIALAVAVAMPAPILAQDDDLANRIEELRIQLQQMESSETGVDSDRITSADSMGEALRSQIDELEAELARQQEAEAQAAAEAEATEQPAEDAPAEETAEQPAEDAPAEETTEQPAEDAPAEETTEQPAEDVPAEETTEQPAEDAPAEETAEQPAEDVPAEETAEQPAEDAPAEETAEQPAEDAPAEETAEQPAEDAPAEETAEQPAEEDSAQDEVVQQDSEAQAQAEAEAAQQATESMAAQGGDAAEVREEQVTEETARSAEEDFDTSVSGEANAEAQADTNDEDRGLSTAGKAALLGLGALAVGQVLKSGEKVVTNSGDRVVVEENGRYRVLKDDDALLRRPGSDVKTYAFDDGSTRTVVTRENGAQVETIRSADGRVLRRTRILPDGREVVLFDDTRQVADVDVNELPQVRESDGVDMARADETSLRRALEAELARDVNRTFSLSQVRNIDSVRALVPEIEVDTINFDTGSAAIRPEEAEELAELGTLMRDLIDRNPQEVFLIEGHTDAVGNAGYNLALSDRRAETVALALTQYFDVPPENMVVQGYGESDLKIRTSDANRENRRAAVRRITQLLTES